The Lineus longissimus chromosome 10, tnLinLong1.2, whole genome shotgun sequence genome segment GGTCGTCTAGTAAACATAGACACCGAAATAAGCACAAAAAGCGTAGAACGCGCTCCAGATCTCGCGACAGAAACCGAAAAACCAGCAGCACTGCCAGCAGACACACAACGAGATCGCGCAGCAGGAGCAGAGATCGTCGAAACGACAGAGATCGTAAAAGCTCCAAAGCTAGCAGGTTTGGGCTTTTGTCAGTATTTTGTCCTATGCTGTACATGGGGCATGTATGTATGGTCTGGGCGTGTCCGGCCATAGTGACTACATCGTGGACATGGCCATGGGTCATTCAACTCATTGGGTGGAATGACCAGTCAGTCACGGAGCACGGGCATTCGTGTCTAGACGTGTGTCGATGGTCATGCTGCTTGCCTATGAATCATTGAATGCCAACACTAAGAATCTGATAGTACATCCTTTGATATGAAAACGATCGTCTTATATACGAGTTTTGAATTCACGTAGATTGTAAATGTATAGCTGTGTTCATTTCAGAAAACGTTCATATTCATCGAGTAGCAGCTCAAGTACTGATGAAAGCGACTACTCAAAAGAACTCACCAAAAAGATTGAAGAGGCCAAGCGGCGAGAAGAGGAGGAGAGAAATCTGGAACAGGAACGCCAGCGGCTTATGTAAGCAGAGTGATGGAGATTGGAGATAATTGCacctacagtccaagtcacaaatgacatccatccttgGTGTCTATTATAGAAGTgtgtcctaatagagaggtgtccgctaagggagattcAAGTGTAGTTTGTAAGTCTCAGCTGCCAACTTTTCATTTGAGAACTTCTTTATTTGCAGTCGACAGAAAGAAATGGAAGAAAAATTAATAGAGGAGGAGGTAGCCAAGAGGGTGGAAGAACTGGTTGCCAAGAGGGTGGAGGAAGAACTTGCCAAGCGAAGTGAGGAGATCGAAGAAGAGGTCCTGCGGAGAGTCGAGGAGGCAAAAAGCATCATGGAAAAACAGATGATGGAGGAGTTAGAGAAACAGCGGGCTGTAGAACTGGAGAGCCAGCGTGTAAAAGAGGTACGAATACATCTGATTTGTTGTGGGGTGGGCGTGGCTCTGGGCAGCGGCCAGAGCAGGGGTTACCCAAGTTAAACCATTACATTACCATTAATTCCAGCGCAACTGTTTTTTTGCACTTGCAGTGCTGTTTTAGTCTGCCTTGGTGAAGTTCTGACAAGTCTCTACGGATGTGATTTGATGTTATTACCATCCCCAGTTACAGCTCTGTTAACTTTTTGCCTTGGATACACCTATCCTTGTATGAAACAGAAACAAACGATAAGACTCGGTCTCTGAGAATTTGTGAGGTGAAAAAAGCTCCGTCAAGAGATCTGTCGGGCTAGGTTTCGCCCTGGTCGACTACAGCAGCACAGCCTGCCTCCTGTACAACACGGTGGTGGCTTCAAAATGAATTTCCCTAATGCAAGAAGAAGGCAAGAACATTGGAATGATCATATCCTACCTAGTTTTGTTGCCTTTTTTGTGGTTATTTTTCAACAGAGTCGTTGTTTAAAAAACTTGTGTCTAACATGTGATattcttctacatgtacatgcaacacTCTCAGTATTTAAACATGTCTAAGTTTTATAATTCAAACTTTCTAAAATGTATAGAATCATCCCTCTTGCTCATGTCAGGTATCACCTTGGTAGAACTATGATTTGAGAGTTGAAAGAAAATGGTACCAATCGTTTGTGATTTGATAGACTGGAATTGATCTGATCTGTTCAAAGAGTctttatgatattttcaaaaagcgTTCTGTTTGGTCATTCCATGTTCTTGCCTTCAACTGCTGTGCAAAATTTTACACTTTCTGGCCCATATTCATGAATGATAATTTGGTggtgtgatgaatacatattgTGTTCTTTGTGGCATAAATGATAGTCCCTGCAATTTACACTTGAGGCATGAGGCAGGAATggaaaagaaaatgatgaatatgCCGTTCCAATTCTATATAGTCTGTTGTGAACAGACTATGTTGTGTAATCAAATCTCTTTGGAcacaaaatgtgaaaaataagAAGAGTCCCCCATGTTTATATTCCTGCCTCGTGTTTCATGTACCCTCGATTTGCATATTGGCATAGAGGTACTTAGGGCTGGAGTGGAGACGTGAGATTTTGGTTGATGATATGGTGCAGTCTGTTTGGGCTCTGGCCAGGTTTTCCGCAAGGTCCCATTCCAGTCCTCAGTGTCTTCAATGTTCGTGCATTCTCTCTTTTAGTTATGTGTTTCTTCCTTCATTTGTTATATAATTTTTGATTGTGTGGGTGTCTGGTGGGGTCAGCTCAGCTTTGACCCCGGGAAAGTGAGATCGTGTGACAATGCGAAATAGTTCCTCCTATTTTGCAATTGCTTACTCACAGACTCACACATTTGAGAGTCAttcaataaaaaataatttctttaagCTGAATGCCGCAAACCTTTATTTGCTGTGAATTGCTTTGCTTCTTCTAGTGCAATTTAAAACTTTGCTATTTAGGCAAGTAATCTGCAATTTTGTTCGTTATAAAATGCCCCACACAATCATACAAATTTTTGTGgtaaaattacatgtattgtgtagTTTTTTCGCAAAATTCTTGcatgttttggtaataaaaacaTTTGTATAACAAATCATACAATATATCAACTGAAATATGATGTTTGAAATCACAAATTCTGTTGTTGTGTGTCTCGTTTTATTCATGATACAGCAAAAACTATTTTtcgaaaatttggaaaaataatGATTAATATTTTTGTTTCAATGTAAATACGATTGCATAGGCTGCCTCATTGGCTCTGCAGCTTTCACTGTCCCTTAAAAATCAGCTAAAAAGATAAGAACAAGTTTGTATGATATTAGACAACCATGGTGCGATCTATCTGTGCTTTGGTGGCGGTTTGACAGATGTATTGGAGGCAACACCCCTCGCTGAAAGAAAGAAACTTGTTACTCCAGGTTTATTAAGTTGTCCAGGCCTTTCAGTCAAATGCATGTAACCTGTTGTGTGACTGAGATATAAGCCTTCAGCTGTAAACATCAAAATAGTTTGTGGGATAAGATTTGGTTGATGTTTCTGTGACTTGTGTcctttgagagaaaaaaagattcCCACTGTTGTCTCCAGTACATTTGACAAGGTGCATGTTGACTGTCACTTTGTGTGTGAAAACCTAACTGTGAACTCCTGACTTGCACTACCGTGTGGCATATTCATCATGTGGTATTTTCATTCCATTTTAGGGCAGTATTTGGCAACATCCCTCAGGTTGACCTTTACCCTTTGGTCTCCGTGGCAACGTGAAGAAGACCTAAAGTGTAAAGGCCATCTCTTCAGTGAATGTTACCAAGTACTGCTTGAAGTCGTCTTAATTGGTGTAGGTGGGTATCAGAACTTCAGGGCAAAGATTTTGAACGGTTgtgaaaaagttttaaaaaatgaaacATCAAGATTAACACCGTTATTGCTATTTTCCCCCAAGTTTCATTAGAAATCCAAATCTGTACCTAGGACAGGAAATTGAACCAATTGGTACTCCAACAGGCCAATAGTGGTGAAATATGCCTCAATTTTGTGCCCATATGAAGACAAGATGAAATATCGGTACCCTCTATCATGCTGGAGTTGAGTGTCAGTTAGTGTCAAGAGCACAATGTTAAGCCAGAATTGGTTTCTATGGTGTGGTTGTCACTGATTTCAAAAAAAGTTCAAGGAGTTTCGAAGATTCTTTCTACTCGTAGCTGTTTCTGCGATTTCAACTGCTGACATCAATTTTAGGATCCAATCACCGTTGTTTCATCAGCTTTCGAAAATAGGGCCTTTAGACAACAGTTTAGAAATTGACTTGTCTTGCAAGTGTTTGATGTTTACCTACAAACTCGCAAAGTGGAATGAAAATATACGTATCTAATTCTCATGACTGTCCTAACTGCTCTCTGGCCAAGTAGTCAGGATGGACACTCTCTTTCCTAACTGACAATTCACCTTACAAGAACCCATATATAATACTTGTAGCTATTTTATTCTCACCACCAGTTATGACCTGTGTTTTATTATTGTAATAGCTACACTTAGTTTCAGCTGGGGTCTTGTAACTTTGGATCTTATCACAAACTGGAAATAAGCAAGTATTCTTATCCTCTGAATAGTAATTTTTGCATATTTGCATTGAGAAAATATGTTACTTGTTTTATGCTGAATGCGTGTTGCATTTATTCTCTGAGTAACCAACTTTATTCCAGGGGTGGATTTTCTGCATATTTAGGAGAAGGATGACCATCGCTGGCAGTTTCTAGGGGGAGAGAGTACAAGATTGAATTGTTTTTAGGCTATTCATGAACTTTTTGAATGTGAGAACATTTTGTGCTAGACTGTGGGGTGGGGTTTTAGGCATGTTTTGGGTGGAATTGAAAGGCCTGCCACCCTCCCGGATGGAACTGCAGGATTCTCTTGCTGAAGAAATCGGGAAATGACGTCGAGGTATAGGCTTGTATTTAACGGTGACTCAGTTCACTGGCAACGAATGCAGGAGTACGTATGAAAGCGCTCACAGCTATGTGTAAGTCACCGGCAAAACGACCATTTTCCCCCCGGACTTCTGATACTGAAAACTTCCCCTGCGACATCTGTGCTGCCCGCAGTTTTGTCACATATTGATCAGAGGTCTGGTCAGGGAAATGGAAAATCTGAACTTTTCAAAACcggcaaaaatgaaaatgtcaaacTAGTTACATAACTGGAGCCACTTATTTTCGATTTTCTACCAAGcttcataaaaaaactttcaAGAAAATGACAGATTAACCGGATTGAGGTCCACTGCTCCTTCAGAAAATTATGTAAAAATATCCATTCACGTTTTGATAGGGAATTCGGAGTTGCCAATAATTGCGTTTTTCATATCAGTCTCCTTTCGACTAAcgttgatgaaaaacatactACTGTACTTGAGGTCTAGATAGATGTTGCAAAGGAAAATGCCCTAGATGTACACTGAatgttggtagtaatcactagCATACTCCAAAATTGGGATAATTTTACTGAAAATACTCCTAAATCAAGTTGTAGTATCGTTTGGACTACTGGGGTTGGCAGGTCCTGGTGTTAATATCAGATCAATATTTACCTAAAAAGACTTTTGgtttcaaatattgtacatgttgtacatgtatggtaaCCCGGTTTGCAAACATGATTTCTTTGATATCTAAGTTTACATGAAATTGCGTTTTTTATCACAGTGCCCACAACTTTTCCGAACTAAACCAACCCTGCAAAGTTGCCTTGTGtataaatatttttaaaataacTTTTCAAAATGCA includes the following:
- the LOC135494260 gene encoding arginine and glutamate-rich protein 1-like, which codes for MGRSRSRSRSSSKHRHRNKHKKRRTRSRSRDRNRKTSSTASRHTTRSRSRSRDRRNDRDRKSSKASRKRSYSSSSSSSTDESDYSKELTKKIEEAKRREEEERNLEQERQRLIRQKEMEEKLIEEEVAKRVEELVAKRVEEELAKRSEEIEEEVLRRVEEAKSIMEKQMMEELEKQRAVELESQRVKEEEEMKKRADLEQIMEENNRKIEEAQKKLAEEQLKLVEDQRKMLEERQKLEDEQRKKKQKDQEVILNKKNARGKISFSLGGKV